The sequence below is a genomic window from Ciona intestinalis chromosome 1, KH, whole genome shotgun sequence.
agttacatttcatttatattatagaaaCATACTTACATATAACATACACAGGAAACATGCCCAAGAGAACGTAGTAGTAGTTGAATGAAAAGTTGAGATTGTTGGGCAGGTAAAGGCTGTATAAACCACTATTTTGAACATGGGGTAGACTGTAGTAGAGTGACAGTAATTCAccctgtatttaaaaaaaatataaaaatgttgtcCTTAAAATTATCtaaaagaataattaaaaacacctttaaaataagagttaaaaacttattttcacaacacataaaaatgtatgatgattttagataaattttaggggtaaaataaatttcaccaGAGTTACTCAACATATTCAATTGATAAAGTAAATGTTAAGAACCAGATGCTAATGACAAggtaaaaacttaaaactatcgtgctaaaacatattattataatgtcacccctgtttcaaaTATTAACACCTGTAAGGCTGCACCTATCGCCTATGTATATGGAAACtggtggtaaaaataaatttaaacaaagtaagtAACTTACTGTAACTCCCAGGGGGTAGAGGACGATAAACAGAGTGTacctttgaataaaaacaatcattttattacaagtttgacattttttcatgccaaacaattttaattatgCTTATGCAGTAGCCtatttattacatatttttaaactgtacttACAAGTtcaaatgacaaaaaaataatgcttGGCAATCTGGCATCTTTACTAAGATTGTAACACtatggattttttatttgtaacaaatttaaaaaaaaaattatttataacaattagGATAAGAAATACTAGGCATTTTCTCAGCCACGTCTTATAGGTTCCCTACccttaatttatatatatatattaataaggTTAAATTACCTCAACCATAGCATGACTTTTGGCGTTACTCCAAGTAACACAAaggtataaaacaaatatcttATTATCTCAGTGATTGTCCATGCAATAAGGACCATTGGTATTCCTTCTTTATCGTGGACCTGTGGGGAAAATACATTATTTCCATTATTGTGGACTTTATCACAGCAAACTATTGATTTGGTCATTATCACAGCAAACTATTGATGAGGTATATGTAACATTGTGGGCAAATATGGGTCTTTATACAACCAGTACACTTTCATTATTAGAAATTTGCTAGTCCTGATTGTACACTTTTAACTATAACGTTATATTTCGCTCCCATGGTGAAATAAATATCCCACTTCTTGCATGAcgtataattattttttttatcttttattttacaaaacctgGCACCTATGGCTGCAATCGAAAGATGAAACTAACAACCAAATTAAAGATACTCCACCTGCACGACTGGTTGTATAACTCCCCACACAATTCCAACTCGTGAGAAAACTTGTAATGTTGTCAGCATGACGTTTGATCGAACCAATCCGAACATGGCATGGAATATCTGGAAATATTTGAGTTAATTGTCAcgttatccaaatattttacaaaaattattattgttgttatgattaatttttttaaacccattaaaacaaattgtttacaCAGCAAGGGATATCCATGGATATTACAGTaagttgttataatttaagttattttgaaattatacTAAAGTTTAACCtgattttgaactttttttaacaagcCAAATGTTattcattaattaataattcaaCAAATCTTTCAGTTTAGTTGCACCTAACCCGAAACCTAAGTCTACCATTTTTATAATGAGACAAATGTTTCACATAAAATATTGGGGTGAAAAAATTTCCCAActagtttaataaattgtttaccagttgaatatattattttgtatgatttttaaacatgtttgtttgaaattacACCAACTTAGTAATACCTCTAATATTGCAGAGGTTTGGAAAAATAGAAGTTGTTTTTCCACTTGATCGTATAATCCTTTGTATGTTCCATGTTTGTAGAAGTGACCTACGACTCCTATACCGATGAACGACCATCTGTTTGAAATATCATTAACACTTATATCTGTCATCAGTATGGCTTAGCTGGTTAGGTTAATAATAGCATTAATTAGGCCAATGCTAATTCTCGTGTAAAGAGATAATTCgacatagttttaaattttttcaataaatatttgtgaatatattatatatatatatatatatatatttaataccctatgatatatacatacatataaattttacttaaaatactttatgctactttaaacataatttacatttaaaactacatttttttcCCGGAATATCCAATAAATCTCAACATTTTGTGGTTAATGATCATTTTAAAAGACAGACAGTCATATATAAATCAACACACCACTTACCCAGCAGTCATTGCAACATTGTACATAATAAGCCAAGCCTGTGCAGCGGAGTTTTGCTTCTTTACACCAGACATGGTGGCAACGGTAGGtagtattaaaacaaacaattctAACTAGCTAGAAAAATACATGATTTTAACAGAAAGTAAACATAACATAGTACCAATGTAGAAAATACTAAACAGTAAATAACATAAGTTAAGTTGAATTAAAACGGTTACAAAAACAGCGTTTTtaaattggatattatttgtaaaacaatgagAATGCCTTGCACTTCTACAGTTTTAAGCaaaacaaagatattttaacCCCCTAAACCCCTTGCCTCCATGAAGGTACTGCTTTATGTGGCAACACTACACCAGGTTGCATCTTTTCTTTGCTGTCCCTTTGTCGATTCCTATGCAACCATGCATCAGTTGGTTGATATAGTCTGTTACGATCCGACTCGACTTTAATATTTGCTCTCGCTTTTCCGATTCTCTCCTCTCTCTTCTTTTGCTCTTCttctttcattctcttttctctcATCTTCCATTTTAAGTTAAGTTGATCCCGGTTTTGGAACCTCGCTATTTGATGCTGGGCTTCCTCCTTCTTGGCTAATCTCCTCTCCTCCTCTTCAAGCTCCAACTTCCAGCGTTCTCTCTCATCTTCTTCTCGTTTCAAACGCAGTTGCTCCTTAGCAGCTTCCCGCATCTCATTAAGCTCCCTTTgttcattttctttaatcCTCTTTTTCCGAAGCTCATTCTGTCGTATTTCTTCAGCTTCAAGTTTCCTTTGTTCTTCTTTCTTCTGTTTCCAACTTTCAACAATCTCTTTCTTCTTCAATCTCTCTTGTTCTTCCATTCTCtccttttcttttttctttttcatctcTTCCTTCTCTTTTTCTCTTAGCATGCTCTCAGTCTCTTTCTTCACATTCTCTTTCTCTTTTTCCATCTTCCAGTCGGAAAtcgcctttttctttttctctttcaACTCTTCAAAAGTTTTGTACCATTCCTCATGTTTGGTAACTTCCCTCAAACTCCTACCAGGTATTCCACTCACAGCAGCATTCTCAAACCCCTTCTTTCCTTTATATTTAGTCCGTATCCTTAAAAACAACCCATGATCATAATCATCCCAACCACCCTGTGCCCCATTGGCAGCAACAAACTTCTCATAAGCATCAACCTCTGGTGGTAAGGTTGAATTACTGTTTGCTCGAACTGCAACTTTCCCAACAAACCCACTGGTTGCCAAGCaagtttgatttttcgttttttctaTCCTTTTTTCGAGAATCCCAATTTCTTGCTTCagttcttcttcttcttctacAAGACGTTCAAACTGTTTCCTCTGCCCCTCCTTAAATCCGGTTATGGTGATTTCTACATCTTCCATGATCCGTTTtagtttttcaacaaaatcgGGGGTGGATTTTACTTTCGAAAGTTGCTGCTGAAATGCGATCACTTTTGCacgaatttttaacaaattttcgtTGATTTTTTTCCGCTCAACTTCTATTtccctacgagttaccaccaGCATCTCTTCTGCTTCGTGAAAAGTTCGTAAACCTTGATGTTTCGTATTGACAGCGCTAAGGACATCTCGCTCTGTAGTTTTAACTTGGAAACGCAATTTGTCCCAGTCCCTAATAAATACGTTTCTCTTCGCCGTTTCAACACT
It includes:
- the LOC100184399 gene encoding very-long-chain (3R)-3-hydroxyacyl-CoA dehydratase 2-like; amino-acid sequence: MSGVKKQNSAAQAWLIMYNVAMTAGWSFIGIGVVGHFYKHGTYKGLYDQVEKQLLFFQTSAILEIFHAMFGLVRSNVMLTTLQVFSRVGIVWGVIQPVVQVHDKEGIPMVLIAWTITEIIRYLFYTFVLLGVTPKVMLWLRYTLFIVLYPLGVTGELLSLYYSLPHVQNSGLYSLYLPNNLNFSFNYYYVLLGMFPVYVIFFPQLYFHMFAQRKKSLSPPAKKQE
- the LOC100179745 gene encoding coiled-coil domain-containing protein 112-like, which produces MHSSRNSNVCCLKMSVETAKRNVFIRDWDKLRFQVKTTERDVLSAVNTKHQGLRTFHEAEEMLVVTRREIEVERKKINENLLKIRAKVIAFQQQLSKVKSTPDFVEKLKRIMEDVEITITGFKEGQRKQFERLVEEEEELKQEIGILEKRIEKTKNQTCLATSGFVGKVAVRANSNSTLPPEVDAYEKFVAANGAQGGWDDYDHGLFLRIRTKYKGKKGFENAAVSGIPGRSLREVTKHEEWYKTFEELKEKKKKAISDWKMEKEKENVKKETESMLREKEKEEMKKKKEKERMEEQERLKKKEIVESWKQKKEEQRKLEAEEIRQNELRKKRIKENEQRELNEMREAAKEQLRLKREEDERERWKLELEEEERRLAKKEEAQHQIARFQNRDQLNLKWKMREKRMKEEEQKKREERIGKARANIKVESDRNRLYQPTDAWLHRNRQRDSKEKMQPGVVLPHKAVPSWRQGV